The Maniola hyperantus unplaced genomic scaffold, iAphHyp1.2, whole genome shotgun sequence genome includes a region encoding these proteins:
- the LOC138404615 gene encoding uncharacterized protein — MRLGAQPAGQLGGAAAGAAGSANVGAAKSAVAGAAWSATVDAAAGTARSAAGSMAVGAARSAAAGAAGSLAAGAAGSAAVGAAGSAAVDAAGSAAGSTAVGAARSAAGSAAVGAAVGAAGSAAAGEAGSAAGSTAVGAAGSAAGSAAVGAAVGAAGSTAAAGAAGSAAGSTAVGAAGSAAGSAASAAVGAAESAAVGAAESSAAAVRLVVQPEQPREAEKSANSNGDNCASM; from the exons ATGCGACTGGGAGCGCAGCCGGCAGGACAGCTGGGCGGTgcggccgccggtgcagccgGGAGCGCAAACGTCGGCGCGGCCAAAAGCGCGGTCGCTGGTGCGGCCTGGAGCGCGACCGTTGACGCGGCCGCTGGCACGGCCaggagcgcggccgggagcatggccgtcggcgcggccagaAGTGCGGCCGCCGGCGCGGCCGGGAGCTTGGCCGCCGGTgcagccgggagcgcggccgtcggtgcggccgggagcgcggccgtcgatgcggctgggagcgcggccgggagcacggccgttggCGCAGCCAGGAgtgcggctgggagcgcggccgtcggtgcggccgtcggcgcggctgggagcgcggccgccggtgaagccgggagcgcggccgggagcacggccgttggcgcagccgggagtgcggccgggaGCGCAGCCGTTggtgcggccgtcggcgcggctgggagCACGGCCGCCGCCGGTgcagccgggagcgcggccgggagcacggccgttggcgcagctgggagtgcggccgggagcgcagcc agcgcggccgtcggcgcggccgagagcgcggccgtcggcgcggccgaGAGCTCGGCCGCCGCGGTGCGGCTGGTAGTCCAACCAGAGCAACCGAGGGAAGCAGAAAAGTCTGCTAATTCAAATGGTGATAATTGTGCATCGATGTAA